The Halioglobus maricola genome segment CCGATTACGGCCTGAAGAGGTTCGAGGATACGATCACGGTTGGATCAATATGGGGTATCGCGGAACAAAACCACTGGCTGGTCACATCGCACAAGAAAATGGTTGAAGTCTTCTTTTCGGCATCAATCTGGATTGGAATAGCGACGGTTGATCCACGGTTAGCTGGAGGAACATATTGCACATAGTAGGGTTACACAATTGATGACAGGCAATTTAAAGTCGCAGCCCAAAGTGGGGCTCTTCCTGATCGGGGCATCTAAGTGTGCCTCTACATACTTGCATGGCCTGCTAGACTTGCATCCGAATATCTGTATGTCTTCGATTAAAGAGCCTCGTATTTTTCAACGCCCAGATTATTCTGAGGCTTTGGATATTTATATGCGTTGTTTCGGCGACTATGATGGAGAGAGGTATCTCGGAGAGTCGAGCCCTTCTTACTCCGAAACAATAGCGTTCCCCTCTGTATCTTCGAGAATCCACGAATATAATCGAAGTGCGAGAATTGTTTATGTAGTTCGAAATCCAGTCGATCGGTTGTATTCTGTCTGGGCGCAGGCTCAAAGTTCTGGCCATGACATTGTGGACAAGGGATACGGGCTAACGATGCCCATGAACTTTCTCGAAGCAGTGCACAGTTACCCCCCATTCATGGATGGCTGTCGCTATTGGACTCATATCGAGTCCTATAGGAAATACTTTTCAGACGACTCGATCAAAGTTGTCTTATTTGAAACTCTGGTAAGAGAGCCAGCGCAGGTTCTTGAAGATATATGGAAGTTCCTGGAGTTGGATGTTCCGAGAGGCCTCGACATTCCGAGAGAGAAGGTAAATTCCAAAGAATCGAAGATGGCCTTTAATCCATGGCCGGCAAGAGTTCGAAAAAATCTACCCGACAATTTTGTAAACTTTTTCCCGGAGCAAATTCGTTACCAATTCGAGAGTAAGTTGAGACGCTTTACACGTAGAAAGGTGCTGCCAGCTACTCTGGCCAGTAGAGATTTGGAAGTGGTTCGGGATGCATTGAGATCGGAGGTTCAAGAAATCTATGCATATATGGAAGTAGCGGACGATCCATGGGGCTTTTTATGATTTTCGGCAGCGTGGCATGTCTATTTAGATTCTATTTTTTAGATTTTCAGGTTCGAGTTGTAGAGGAAAAACTCAATGCTGGAGCTCCAGTTGGATGGCATCAAGAAACAGTGGAATAGAGAAATTTTGAGAGAAGGGGTCGTATCTACAAATCGCTATATAAGCACGAAGAGCGAAGCAGGGCAGTTTTGTTGAAAATTTACCCTGTAGTATGAGCTTTTTAGGGGAAGCATCCCGAGCAGTTAGATGGACAGGCATGGCAACATCCGTCACGACGGTGGTTGGCTTTGTCCAGATAGCGGTTCTTGCGAGAATTTTGGAGCCGGATGTGTTCGGGGCGTTCGCCTTTCTGACCATTATGGTCGCACTGTGCGAGATCTTCACCAGAGTGGGCTTTTCGGACGTGGTCATTGTCGAACAAGACTTGTCACCAGATCAGTTGTCTACACTTTACTGGATCAATGTTTTTGTAGGGCTTCTGATCTATGCTTCGCTTTATTTTTGCGCAGGTTTACTCAGCCTGGCGTTCGATTATCCAGGAATTTCTGATTTAGCTCGATTGATTGGAGTGACCTTGGTTTTTGGAACCTTTGGTATCCAGTTTCAAGCCCTGATGCGAAAGTCGCTAGCTTTTCGCCCTCTCTCAATTCTCAATATTTGCCAAGCTCTACTTGGTGCTATCGTCGCCATTTCTTTAGCGTACCGTGGCTTTGGCATACTTTCACTTGTGTATTCAGTGCTGTCGGTCCAGGCCCTTCGTATGGTGGTGCTTCTGGGTTTTGCGAAGCATTACGGTTGGATTCCAGGCTTGGTATTTCGACCGGGAGGAGTACAAGAACAGCTCAAATTTGGTGCTTTTAGAGTCGGGGCCGCCATAATCAATGGCTTCAATTCCAGGGCAGATCAAATTGCTGTAGGAGCGATACTGGGGCCGACGGCTCTAGGCTACTACAATATGGCGTTCAGCATCGCGATAAAGCCATTTTCAAAAATAAACCCGGTACTGACTGCGGTTGCAACACCCATTTTCTCCAGAATTCAGTCGGACCCTGATGCTATGAAGCGCGGCTACAGGAAGGGCCTCCGTATACTAATGTTTATTAACGCTCCGTTGCTCCTTGGCTATATCGCTGTGGCTCCCGAGTTTGTTGATCTGGTCCTTGGAGAAGGATGGGAGCCGGTGGTGAGAGTGTCGCAGTTCCTGGTGCTCTATGTACTGTTTCGATCTGCCAATAATTTGAACCTTGGTCTTATGTTGGCGAACGGTAAGTATCGATGGCCTCTATATTGGAACAGTGCGATTCTATTGGTGCTTCCCCTGAGTATCGCACTAGTAGCGCTTGTCACTGAGAGTCTTGAGGCAGTCGCTTTCGTGATGGTGTTGGGTTACTTGAGTTTTTTGGTTGCGGGCTACTTTCTAACTATTCGAGTTTTACTGGGAAAATGTGGAGTGCAGTATCTTGGCGATCTTACGTTGCCAATTGTAGTAGCTGCGCTCATGTGTTTTGGTGTGGTGACCCTGTCGTCGCTTGTTAATGAGGTCGCAGTACTGCCTCGATTAATAAGTCTGGTTGGCTTTGGCATGCTGCTTTACTTTCTATTATCTCTCGCGCTTCAGCGAGATCGCTGTCGCGAATTGTTGCATCTGATTGCTCGGAACTGACAGTATCTGTTGTTGAAACTGAACGAGCAGCCAGAAAAAATGGGGATTGTAAGTGAATTTTCGTTCAATAAGTGACCTGTCGCTGTGTGTAAGAGAGAATCTGAGCTCTATACCCAGAGACGTCGATCTCATCGTGGGAGTACCACGAAGCGGAACGCTAGTGGCGAGCATGGTCGCGCTCAATCTGAATTTGAGGATTACCGATCTAGATAGCTACTTGCAGGATAGAAAGCTGGCTGAAAAGAACACCAGAGACTTCCAATCTCAGAGCCCATCCAGTCCTTCGGACGCTAGGCACGTCCTGATTATTGACGATACGGTTCAGAGTGGCTCTACTCTTGAAGAGGTAAAGAAGTCCGTTTTTGAGCTAGGCCGTGACCAACGAGTCTCTTATGGTTGCGCCTATATCTCGCCCGCTGCGGTGGATACGGTTGATCTGTATTTTGAAGAACTAGCGAGCCCTCGCTGCTTTGAATGGAATTTCATGCACAGGCCATTTCTCAAAAACTGCTGTATGGATATCGATGGCGTGCTTTGCGTGGACCCAACAGAAGAACAGAACGACGATGGGGAAAAGTATCTGCGTTTTCTGCGGGATGCGGCCCCGCTCGTGTTGCCTACCTATGAGGTCGGCCATTTGGTGACTAGCCGTCTCGAAAAATATCGATTGGAGACAGAAGACTGGTTGAAGAAAAGCGGTGTTACGTACGGAGAGCTGCATATGCTGGATCTACCCGATGCTGCTACTCGCAGAGCGTTGGGGTGCCATGCTTCCTTCAAGGCCAGCGTTTACCAAAAGTATGATCTAAGCAGACTGTTTATCGAGAGCGAACCGAAGCAATCGCGTGAGATCGCCAGGCTTTCAGGTAAGCCTGTGATTTGCACCAAGAATCAGGAGATATACCTGCCATCGTTCTCTCCGGCCCTTATACAAACCAAGACAAAGCGATTTCTGCGAAAATGGCGCAGATGGCTTTGATTGGCAGGATTCTTATTGCGTGAAGATTTTTTTGAGTGCGCGAAATACCGCAGGTTTTCTGGTGAAATCGAAGTAATGGATAGCCTTCGTCGCAGCTATAATTGGCTTTCCACTTCCTATAGTATCGCCGGCTTCAGCGATCTGAAGCAGCAGGGACTGGCAGGTACTGGCGTCAATTTTTCCTGAGATTTTATGGTGCAGGACTCTTTTTGCTAAATCTATCTTGGTGCCATTGAGGTGCTTGACCTTGCCGGGCCCCCGCTCCTCGGTTTCAAGTAGTGTTCGTTCCATTTCTCGGATGTATTTACTGCCAGCTTGGACAGTTAGCGTGATGAATTCCTTGTGATTTATTGAGCGACGATCGTCTGCTGTCCGATGAAAGCAGTCTGGCGGCGCATCGCGTACCACCGAGTATTTGACCCCCGGAGTGAGGAGCGCTCTGGTGTGCAGTTCTACATCCTGAAACCTTGGATATGAGGTATCGAAGTACTGTAGTTTAGCCAGAAACTTTTTTTGCCAAATCGGTTGCATGACACACCAGGGTAGTTCGTGCTGCAGCAACAGTGTAAGAGGGTCACCCACTGGTACCACGAACGTGTTGGATTGCTCTTGCACTGAGGTCAGAAAATCTACCATGTTAAATACAGCGAAATCCAAGCCCGGATTCTGCATCACATACTCGACTCGCTGAGCTAGCGAGTTCTCCCCGAGAAGGTCGTCGGAATCCAAAAAAATCACGTAGCTACCCAGAGAATTGGCCAGGGCTATATTTCTGCAGGCTGAGCCACCTTTAGGAAGAGTTTCGCGTTGAAACAATTTGATTCTGGGATCTCGGTTGCAGAAGTCCCGAATGATCGGGATCGATTTATCTGTCGATCCGTCATCGACTATCAAGAGCTCCCAGTTTTGGTAGTTTTGGGCGAGCAGCGAGCCGATTGACTCACCTACGTATCTTGCCTTGTTGAAATTTGGCATGATCACGGAAATAAGTGGGCCATTTTTAGCAGACTTGAAGGCCTCGGAAGGCATGACTGTGTTTTCCCCGGTGGCTATTCAGTAATGTAGTGTGATCAATCTATTCAATTTTAAGAGGTGCCGGTCGCTTGCTCTTTTGCAGTCTCTGAGACGTAATGTGCGCGGTTTCAATTTTAGTGTACATGAAATGTTGTGTGATCCTCCGAATCAGGCGATATTGCGCTTATGAATACATCCATTCGACGAATTATTGGGCCCAAGAGGATTCTTGCCAGACTTGAGCACGAAGTTTTCAATGTTATCGGACACCAGGATTATACTCCTTTTATCGTGCTCACCAGATCTAGAACTGGTTCCAATATGCTTATTTCCATGCTCGACTCTCACTCCCAGGTGGCGGCCGATGGTGAAGTCTTTCGAACACTGGAGGGACGAGATGTCAGGCGCGTATTGCGGCGATCCTGGGGTGGTCAGAGGCGTAACATCAAGGCGAAGGGCTTCAAAATATTCTACTACCACCCTCTGGATTGTCCCGATTCCGAGATTTGGTCGGTTTTAGCTGGAATGGAAGATCTGAAAGTTATTCACTTATCCCGTAGAAATGTATTGCGTACAATCGTTTCGCGGAAGCTGGCAGGTGAGATTGGTGCCTGGACCAGCAAACAGTACGCTGAGATTGGGTCACCCGACAAGGCCAGCGTGATTCTCGAGGTGGGTGAAGTTCGCGAAGCTCTGGAACAAACCGCGATGTGGGAGCGTGAGGTCAGTGAGCGTTTCAGCAAGCAGGATATTCTGCACCTGACATACGAAGACATTGTTAGTTCTCCCGAGGATTCGAGCCGTGAAATTTCCGAATTTCTGGGAGTTGAATATGAAGCGCTCTCCACCAAGCTGAAAAAGCAGAACCCTGAAAGACTTGAAGTGTTGATAGAGAATTTTGATCAACTAAAGGATGCGTTCGCCGATACAGAGTCGGCAATTTTTTTCGA includes the following:
- a CDS encoding glycosyltransferase family 2 protein, translated to MPSEAFKSAKNGPLISVIMPNFNKARYVGESIGSLLAQNYQNWELLIVDDGSTDKSIPIIRDFCNRDPRIKLFQRETLPKGGSACRNIALANSLGSYVIFLDSDDLLGENSLAQRVEYVMQNPGLDFAVFNMVDFLTSVQEQSNTFVVPVGDPLTLLLQHELPWCVMQPIWQKKFLAKLQYFDTSYPRFQDVELHTRALLTPGVKYSVVRDAPPDCFHRTADDRRSINHKEFITLTVQAGSKYIREMERTLLETEERGPGKVKHLNGTKIDLAKRVLHHKISGKIDASTCQSLLLQIAEAGDTIGSGKPIIAATKAIHYFDFTRKPAVFRALKKIFTQ
- a CDS encoding MOP flippase family protein, whose product is MATSVTTVVGFVQIAVLARILEPDVFGAFAFLTIMVALCEIFTRVGFSDVVIVEQDLSPDQLSTLYWINVFVGLLIYASLYFCAGLLSLAFDYPGISDLARLIGVTLVFGTFGIQFQALMRKSLAFRPLSILNICQALLGAIVAISLAYRGFGILSLVYSVLSVQALRMVVLLGFAKHYGWIPGLVFRPGGVQEQLKFGAFRVGAAIINGFNSRADQIAVGAILGPTALGYYNMAFSIAIKPFSKINPVLTAVATPIFSRIQSDPDAMKRGYRKGLRILMFINAPLLLGYIAVAPEFVDLVLGEGWEPVVRVSQFLVLYVLFRSANNLNLGLMLANGKYRWPLYWNSAILLVLPLSIALVALVTESLEAVAFVMVLGYLSFLVAGYFLTIRVLLGKCGVQYLGDLTLPIVVAALMCFGVVTLSSLVNEVAVLPRLISLVGFGMLLYFLLSLALQRDRCRELLHLIARN
- a CDS encoding sulfotransferase domain-containing protein, which gives rise to MTGNLKSQPKVGLFLIGASKCASTYLHGLLDLHPNICMSSIKEPRIFQRPDYSEALDIYMRCFGDYDGERYLGESSPSYSETIAFPSVSSRIHEYNRSARIVYVVRNPVDRLYSVWAQAQSSGHDIVDKGYGLTMPMNFLEAVHSYPPFMDGCRYWTHIESYRKYFSDDSIKVVLFETLVREPAQVLEDIWKFLELDVPRGLDIPREKVNSKESKMAFNPWPARVRKNLPDNFVNFFPEQIRYQFESKLRRFTRRKVLPATLASRDLEVVRDALRSEVQEIYAYMEVADDPWGFL
- a CDS encoding sulfotransferase domain-containing protein, with amino-acid sequence MRTIVSRKLAGEIGAWTSKQYAEIGSPDKASVILEVGEVREALEQTAMWEREVSERFSKQDILHLTYEDIVSSPEDSSREISEFLGVEYEALSTKLKKQNPERLEVLIENFDQLKDAFADTESAIFFDE